Genomic window (Nymphaea colorata isolate Beijing-Zhang1983 chromosome 1, ASM883128v2, whole genome shotgun sequence):
acaacaacaacaacaagaacaagaagaacaacgCCGGGAAGCAAACAATTACACCACCACCAACTCATTACGCGCTCACAGTCTCCcatccaaaaaaataataacgaggagaaaaataaaaagaaaagaaataaaaagaactCCGCTAGATTACGTCGATGTGTTATTTTTGCGGTATGTGTGGGTGTGCTCGTGTAAATCTTCTTTTCTCGatcctcttttttctctctttctttgttctctCTGCCCGATTGctcccctccttttttttccttgcgtGTGTTAATCTTGTCTGACCatcctctctctcctccgtcTCTCTCCACTCATACCAACGCTCAGCCTTGTATGCTGCCCAATCTCAATCTTTTTTCCAAATGGGCAGCTTCCAATCTTAATCTTTCCCTTGATCATTGATCTTCttccacatattttttattcatcaatCGTTGATCGAACCGGGCGGGTGGGTTTGTGAATTCGAAGCCCATGTGCACTCGACTAGAACCAgaactctcttttttttccttgattctGATTTGTATTTTCTGATGTTCTAACTTTTATaattctttctccttttctaaagaaaatcgtGGAGAGTCCGGGGCATGTGATGGATGAATCCGAATCGTCCTTTCAAAGTATGCGTCGCTCCAGTCTTTCTCCGTCTTCCGTGGGTTTGCGCTTATAGCCAGAGGCAGGCGGGGCCCACCGCTAAATGTACGACCTGGAAGCGCCTTTTCTGTTTACCTAATTCGTCCGTTTCATTAGACTTTATTCCGTGGTCGTCCTgaatttttcctgttttccagCAACGTGCTCCCCCAAGAAACCCCGTTCTGtttattggattttttttttcctttttcataaactaaatATTTTCAGTCTTGAGATTATTGTTATTTAGTgggcaatgttttttttttttccttttttctttttctttatgttgcGTTCGGGCACTAAGTGTAGTTAGATTGTTCCTTTCATTCTGAAGTCGAAAGAAAATGGGTTTGTAAAATTATGTAAAGATAGAGGTTCTTCTCGTAAACTTGGTTCTTAAACCAGCATGCATCTTGAGAAGGCTTTATTCTTTCTCATTGATTCGGTTGTCAATTTTCGGCACCTCTCACTCTGTTGTTGCAGGAGGTAGGCAAACGGGTCGGACCTTAGACAACTAAATAAATAGGGTCCGTTTCTATACGGCACAATTAGtattgaattttctcaattttctaaatttctgatatatatatatatatatatatatatatctctaaaTAGTGTAAATCACTTTGAataccacacacacacacacatatatatatatatatagatcaaacctaaaataaaaaatggtaaatAAACCTCGTACACTCTACTCAAGCCCAAGCTCAAGCTAATTTTGTTCTTAATTTTGAACCAGATAAGATATATGAGTTCATCGAGTCAAATTGACTAAACTTGTGTTCTACTACAACCTTATATGCAATGTCAAAATGAATTATATATACTTGAGATACAAATATGAAGCATTCCTTAAGTATATTGCTATGGGAGCTTACAAAATCCAAGAGATATATGTTATTtatcaaaaattattttgacGTGAACTTGTTTAGataaatatttgttaacttctTAAAATTTACTGGGGTTTTCAGTTTTCATCCGGGCGAGGAAAACCAATTGTAAATAAGGTAAACTATTTCCCGATATGCACACGTGGCACATTTGGATGCATTCCTTGAGATTTAGGTGTACTACTCCGGTCACGCGGTTACTTCTAAACAAAAAGCGCGCGAAACTCACCCGCCTCCTTCAAATTCCAAAAACCcgaaaaaccagaaaaagaggAGGCGGGAAGGGGAGTCAAGCCTATGGAAGCATCTGCTGctgccgccgccaccaccaccatcgccGCGAGAGCTTCACTCTTCGCTCCCATTCGTCTGCAGTCGGGAAGCAGAAGAAATGGGGATCAAAGAGCTTCTGAGATTCATGAAGCCCTTCATTCACCCCGTTCACATCCAAAAGTACAAAGGCAAACgggtaaaattttgaaatgaaatcgcttctatcattttcttttgcattgtcCGATTCGCTCTTTCAGCATCTTAGATTTTTCAGTTGTTCAATGCAGGTCGGTATCGATGCCTATTCATGGCTCCACAAAGGAGGTAAATCGAAGTTTATTCTGATTATGCTTTGGCAATATCGATTACTGATCGTAAAGGATTGTTCGTTCTGTTGGCTCAGCTTATGCCTGTAGCATGGAGATATGTATGAACCAGACTTGGGGAGAATCTCGCGCCCCTTTCATCCAATATTTCATGCACCGGATCAATCTGCTTCGGCACCATAAAATCGTCCCTGTTGTTATCTTTGATGGTGGTTGCATTCCTTGCAAATCGGCAACGGAGCTTGAGCGTCAGAGGTTCGCAGTTGGCTTGCTTTTGATTACTCGCCCTTGAGGATTGATCAAATTCGTGATCAATCAGTTAACAATTGAGATCACTTTCATTGCGCTGCTGCGGAACAATGGAGTTCAAAATCTCTCACTTCTATTTTTGGAAGTGTGTTTGTTGGCTCTGATCTGCCTCACTTTTAGTTGATCTTTGGTGGACCCATGGACTTATTTTGATTATTGGTTGATGCAACAGGAGGAGAGCAACCAATTTGAGTTTAGCTAAAGAGAAGCTATCCCAAGGCGACATGTCTGAAGCCATCGAATTCTTTCAGGTATTTCCTTTTTTCCCGTTTTAGTCTTGTCATGAGCATGGGAAATAAGTACGAAGTTGAGTTCTGAAATTACAACggcaaaatatattttctgatgATTGCTTTTActtgtaattttcttttcccaacAGAAAGCAGTTAGCATAACTCCATCTACAGCATACCAATTGATTCAGGTCGGTGAGTATAAAAAATTGGTCTACAACTAAAATCTTTGCTTACTACGAtatttggaattttgttttgttttcacatTTCTTTGTTGCAATGTAGATCCTGAAAGCAGAGCAGGTGGAGTTCATAGTTGCGCCATATGAAGCCGATGCGCAACTGGCATATCTGTCAAAGCTAGAAGAAGCAGAGGGTGGAATATCAGCTGTTATAACGGAAGATAGTGATCTGTTGGCTTATGGTTGCCGAGCAGTATGAACAATCTCTGTCTATTCCGTTTGGGCCAACAGATTGAGTGCttgacattgatttttttttttcaacaattgaAAGGTTATATTCAAAATGGATCGGTATGGCCATGGTGAAGAGATACTGATGGATGATGTGTTGAAGTCGAATGCTTGTGGATTGTCGTTCAGAAACTTCGATCAGGAACTCTTCACAGGTGGACCATATGAATGAACCCTAGTTTCTTGTTGCGTTTGGGCATACAAACTATTACCATCTTTGGGTTGTCTGATCTATGcaattttgtttggtttttccTCTCTATACAGGCATGTGTGTATTGGCTGGATGCGACTTTCTACCATCCGTACCAGGCATTGGGATCAAAAGAGCTCACTTGCTAGTATCAAAATACAGGAACCTTGATAGGGTATGCATTATATCTTGATGCTTATGTTTCTTTTCGAAAATGGCAACAGTTAATTCATTTAATTGTCTAATCATTTTTTACACTGGACAGGATCATAGGtcattttattttgataatGCTTCTGCTATATTTTGTTAATCAATCACATGAAAGTTTGTAGCATGCTCACATTGCATTGATTAATAAAACATGCTTTCCTGTGCTTCATCAGTTCATGCATTTAGacattcaattaagaaaatACCTAGCCaggcaaaaataataataaaagaaatgcaAGTAGGGTGAAATTTCAAtaagaaattttgtaaaaaagaatGGCACGCATTTTGAACTTTGACTCGGTGCTGTCTAAGATGTCAAGACTGAAATGTCTCGAACAGCTGCTGAATAATGCTTCGATTATACAAGAAGTTCCTGAACGGATCTCTTATTGCAGCATCAGCTTgatcttttaaaacttttttttcctcatcctcAATGGCTTTGGAAGGTAGACTGCAAAGCATAGTGAACTTGATTTAGGATGAAACCTTGTTCACAAATAATAGGCAAGTATGAAATGTCGTCAAtgcatgaatgaagaaaaaaaattctgaaagtcCAAGAGTTTTATATAACCAACAAGATGAATCTTGTTGCCCTACTGATATGTTCAAGTCGAACAAATGAAACTAGGATTGCTTCAGTAGCTAACAGAAAAATGGTTTGATCACCGAAGCTTTTAAACATAAGGTCATAACACGAACTTGTATGACCGTCTGCTCAGGTTTTTGCCATAGTTTCTCCTAGTTTTGTTAGGAATGAAGTCATTTTGTTGAAGACAATTCCCAGGGCTGTACAGCAGCGAGACATGGTCGTACAAAATGTTGTAAGACTTGTACTTTATTTCTCCCAGCGAAACAAAATTGTATAGTTTCCTCGATAGCACGAGTTTTCCTGCTAATTTATTTCTGAACTGAGAGCATAAGATGTCcaattcatttttatttcatttagaGTTGTCATTCTTGATGTAGCAAGCCGGTGAAACGAATccattcatttgtttctttttcttaattgcGGATGTACAGGTACTGTCTATACTCAAGTTTGAGAAAAGTCGGCAAATGCCAGAAGGTTACGCTGAAGCCTTCAGAGTAGCGACTGCAGTTTTTCATCACGCTATAATGTGATGCCTTTTATTTCATTGGTTTGCATCCTTAGTTCTACCTCCATGATCAGTCGTCACCTCTTGTATGCCATATCTCATACTGTATCATCTCTATTGCAGATATGATTCTAAGAGAAAAGTGCTCATGCCACTAAAAGAATTGCCAGAGAAGCTTCTTGAAGTGCTTGACAATGATGTCAAATTTCTTGGCCCGTATCCTTCGTATTTGACCTTGGTTTCCAGGGATTAGTCAATGTAGTTACTGGAGGGTTCTCAGTTGGCTTGTCGAAAGCAGAACTTGGGAGGGCATCTTTAGTCTTTGAGGTTTTCTTCATTGCATGCATGATTACTCACAAACACACTCATTTAGGGAAAAAATGAtcttcttattgtttttcttttccattttaaactTCCTCACATCGCTCGGAATCGCACTATCACTGGAAGGTGGTCTTGATTGACGCATGAATGATTGTGAATTGCCTGCCTTCACCCAAAGTCTCTCACAAGAACCATGCTTAAGCATCTCAAGGAAACAGGACGACCCTGCCCTGTCGGTTGGTCCTGCAATGTTTATGGTTCTCATGTTATCCTTGATCATCTATTTCGCACAGAATGCTTGATCCATCAATTGCAGTGGCCATTGCAGAAGGTCACATCAATCCGCTTACCTTTGAGGCCTTTTGCAGTTCCCGTCCCCAGATCAATGTCGACCAAGAACAAAGCAGCTTCACCATTTTCTCTGCCGAAGAGATGAGAGTAGATGCAACTGCAGGTTAGTGGCATCAGAAAAGAAGACATCTTTTCACTGCATCGTACGATTCTTACCACGATAGACCAGGAAAAAGAGTAGCTACTATGTTATACATGGATTGTTAGTACATATCAGgtttctattatatatatatatatattacaaagaaaaaaaaaacttcaaaaacaagTCCGCTCATGTTTAGCCGGAGTATTTGAGTACCTTTAATCTATTTTAAATTAACATCTTCAGATTTGGAACTCCATGGATTTAAGAACTGACCTCCCCTCTCGGAGATCTGACTACAAAACCAAAATGACGATTTCAGTGTTGACTTTTGGTTTGACTTAAAATCCTTCATTTGATGATCTTTTGTCACAGGATGCCACATGATGGATCTAAAATCTGAGGTAACCAAATCATAGGCTAATCGAACGAAGAATATATGGTCACTTCGGGTCTTTTACCAGCCATACTTCCTGGATCTCCTTGCacctttttattttctcccaTTTTTATCTCTCTTCGGCAAACCTGTTGAATAATACTCTTCATATGTTTGCTGATGTAGAACGCGGGACAGAAGAAGCGAATCATGAA
Coding sequences:
- the LOC116255895 gene encoding uncharacterized protein LOC116255895; this encodes MGIKELLRFMKPFIHPVHIQKYKGKRVGIDAYSWLHKGAYACSMEICMNQTWGESRAPFIQYFMHRINLLRHHKIVPVVIFDGGCIPCKSATELERQRRRATNLSLAKEKLSQGDMSEAIEFFQKAVSITPSTAYQLIQILKAEQVEFIVAPYEADAQLAYLSKLEEAEGGISAVITEDSDLLAYGCRAVIFKMDRYGHGEEILMDDVLKSNACGLSFRNFDQELFTGMCVLAGCDFLPSVPGIGIKRAHLLVSKYRNLDRVLSILKFEKSRQMPEGYAEAFRVATAVFHHAIIYDSKRKVLMPLKELPEKLLEVLDNDVKFLGPMLDPSIAVAIAEGHINPLTFEAFCSSRPQINVDQEQSSFTIFSAEEMRVDATAERGTEEANHEANQNPDHHDDERFIREVAALGSLYAANSAAKSSQILMEDKEVAFPDNNPFSNKKRKKGDGVADERVTECKVSVVIGDLSRISNNEDSDDGGCGGCSSRINALGSPCATNSTDKSCQVVMKEKALSFLNNNPFSNNKKRKKSDDVACKKSGGEVVSVFSGSLSCVTSDEGSGNGGAGAGSNSDGLVDSLGSLPAANAVSEGRQIVTKGKPVGCLDEILFRNEKKRKKDDHGTDENFTDREEKIVLREPLSCVTSDEDSINGGRRGGGGDGLVNDALISDSQKSVNSRPAKSISSKNRRSRKVVSGKDGGILKFFARL